The Alistipes sp. ZOR0009 genome segment GGCAAACGAGCTCGGTTGGAACACTTCGCAGCTGCGGAGAGCGGCAAACGATGTCGGTTGGGTAACTCCGCATATGCGGAGAGCGGCTAGGGCGGCTACTCGAGCAGCTGGTTGGCCTCGTCGTCGCCTATCTGCTCTATCCCCTTTAGCTTTTGCTGTATGACACGGGTGCGCACGCCCACCAGCGAGTCGAGGTCGTTGGTGGCCTGGTTTAGGCGGTTCTTGGTCTTTTCGAGCACGTCGCCAAACTTGGTGAACTCGGTTTTTACCGCCGCCAGCAGCTTCCACACCTCGTTGGAGCGGCGCTCGATGGCCAGCGTTTTAAAGCCGAGCTGGAAGCTGTTTAGCAGCGCCGATATGGTGGTGGGGCCGGTAACGATGATGCGGTGGTTGCGGTACACCTCCTCCACCAGGCTGCTGTTGCGCACCACCTCGGCAAAGAGCCCCTCTACGGGCAGGAACATGATGGCAAAGTCGGCCGTTTGGGGCGGGTAGATGTACTTCTCGGCGATGGTTTTGGCGTTTTGGCGGATGCTGGCGGCCAGCAGGCGGGTGGCCTCCTGGATGTCGGCGGCGCCGCCCGACTCGTAGGCGTCGAGCAGGTGGTGGTACACGTCCATCGGGAACTTCGAGTCTACGGGTAGCCACAGCGTTTGGTCGTCGGCCTTGCCGGGGAGCTTAATGGCAAACTCCACCACCTCGCGGCTGCCCTCCTTTACGGCCACGTTTTGGGCAAACTGGCTGGGGGTGAGGATCTGGTTCAGGATAACGCTGAGCTGGATCTCGCCGAATATGCCGCGCGTTTTTACGTTGGTAAGCACCTTTTTGAGGTCGCCCACGCCGTTGGCCAGCTCGTGCATCTCGCCAAGGCCCTTGTGCACCATCTCCAGGCGCTCGCTTACGAGCTTAAACGACTGCCCCAGGCGCTCCTCGAGGGTGCGGTTCAGCTTCTCGTCTACGGTTTCGCGCATGCGCTCGAGCATGGCGTTGTTGTCCAGGCGCATCTTCTCCATGCGCTCCTCGTTATTTTTGCCGATGTACTGCAGCTGCTGGTTGATGGCCACCGTCAGGGCGCTAAACGACTGGGTTTGCTCCTGGCGCCCCTGGCTCGATAGGCGGTTCAGCTCCTCGCGGTTGCGGCGAAACTCCTCGCGCAGGGCCTCCTCCATTTGGCGCAGGTCGCTTTTGATGGCCGCCTCGAAGGGCTGGCGGTTTTTTAGGCGCAGGTAGATGGCCGCCGTAATGGCGATGGCAACGAGGTTGCCTACAATCGAAACGGTAAGTGCTGCTTCCATGTTTTGGTGGCTTGTTGGTAGCGGGTTGCTGGTTTTACTTGCGATGTTGTAGCAAGATTAGTGAAAAAATGGCGAATTCGTGCAGCGTTTCGTCCTATTTGATCGTATGGATAGCCGAACGGGTAGCCATACGGTTTGGGGAGCGGCGCTGCTGCTCCCCGCACGGGCTACCCTTCCGTAATAAGAAGTACTATGCAGCAGATGCTAAGGTTGATTTTAGGGATGGCCTGCGCGGCGACGCTGGCCTGCGCATGCGCCAAGGAGCGGCCTAGGCCTCCAAAGCCCCATGGCGATACCCTACTTGAGGTGTCTCGGGTAGACGACTGCCTGGCCTGCACCGACGAGCCCAGCGGGGCGTTCATCATCACCAAGGCGGTGGTGCGCAGCGGCCAGCTGAAGCTTCGGCTACGCTACCTGCCCTACGATGGGCCCGAGGCCTTCCACCTTTACTGTAATAAAGGGTATGGGCATCGCGGCGATACCATCTTTGCCAACGTGGCCCTATACCGCCACCAGCAGGGTGGCTACTCCACCACCTGCGTTGCCGACTCGGTGGCGGTGCCGCTTTCCGAGGTGGTGGTGCCTGCTGACGAGCCTGCCGCATCGGTGGTGGTGCTGTCGGTGGCCAACCGCAGCAACCCCGGGCAACGGGTGCGGCTGGTAGTAAAAGGGGGGGAGGCAACATGGCGTGGCCGCTAGCTGCATCGGCATACAGGATTTACCCCCACTCACGCTTCTGGCATACGGCAGCTTGGTGCTCCGTAGGCCAGAAGCTATATTTGCATCCGTTTTTAAAGTATATAGTAATAGGTATTATTTACCAAATAGCGAAAAATTAGGGGGTGGACGAGGCTACTGAACGTATTATAATGGGATGCCAAAAGGGGGATGCCAAAAGTCAGGAACGGCTTTACATGGCGTACTATAGGTACGCTATGTCTATTGCGCTGCGGTTCTCGGCAAGTATGGAGGATGCGCGCGAAATTGTAAACGATTCTTTTGTAAAGGTTTTTAAAAAGATTCAGCTGTTTGATAAAGGGAAGGAGTTTAGGCCCTGGCTGCGCCGGATAGTGGTCAACTCCTCCATAGATAGGTATCGCGCCGACTTAAAGGAGTGCGGCGATGCGTGCAGCCTCGATCTGGCCGCCAGCTATACCGACAACCTCAGCTGTCTCGACGATTTGAATGCTCAGGATATTATATCGCTCATAAATAGGCTTCCGGAGAACTACCGCATACCGTTTGTGCTGTACGAGCTCGAGGGCTACTCGCACGCCGAGATTGCGGTATCGCTAAATATAAAGGAGTCTACCTCCCGGTCTAACCTAACACGTGCCAAGCAGCAGCTGCAGCAGCTGCTCCAAAACCAGTATTCCTATGAAAGACATTAATCCGATGAACCAAAAGTGGAAGGAGACGCTTGAGGAGTGGACTCCCGACGTGGAGATTGAGGGGTGGGACGATGTGTCGGCTCAAATTCCCCGCGGGCGGATGGTGGCTCTTAAGGGAGTGGTGCAGCGGGCTGCGGTAAGGGTTTGTCAAAGTCTCCAGCGGTTTTGGCTGCTGGGCTTGGGCGGGCTGGTAGCTGTTGGCGTGCTGGTATATGTTGGCCACAACGATTCGCCAGCCAGCATTTCGAAGTCGGGTGTTTCGGGCTGCCATAGCGCTGCCGCTTTGCCTGCGGATTCGGCTTTGGCACAGTCAACCTTAGAGGATGGTGCTGCCACTAAGGCTGCATTGGCTACGGGCAATCCTGCCGCAACAAAGGTTGAGGATTCCGAGCATCATATAGCCGTTAACACGGCACCACATCATAAAGCACAGGGAATGGCTGATACCTCTACCAACCGAGCCGTTGCTGCGGTAGAGGCGGGTAGGCCAGCTGTTGCTAGCCGCTACGTAGCGCCGCGTGGAGCAAAAGCACGCGTTGCGGGCAAGCGCTCTGCCTTAGCCGACGGTAGCGCCTCGCAAGAGCAGGAGCAGGGGATAGGCCGTAGCGCTGCTGGCACGGCAGTGGGCGTTACTCAAGCCGCATCAACCCTAACTTCGGATACGAAGGATAGCGTTGCCCTTTTTCCTATAGCTTATCCTAGCGCGGTTAGGCTATACGTTGCCAACCCTTTTACCACCAATACGCTGCTACCAGCCTACGCCAAGGGCTTTCTGTTTTGGTGGAAGGTGTCCCGAATGTGGGGCGCCAACCTAAGCCTTCAGCGGTCGGTTGCGGGCAGCGGTGGCTTTACCATCCTATCCGCCGACGTGTTTAAGGAGTATCGGTACATGAACCGCATCGGGCTGCGCTTTGATGCGGGCTTAAGCTTGGCCCATAAGTCGGAGCAGTTTCTCGATACGGTTGGTAGGCCAGATACCTTGGTGTACAATAGAACGGTTGATATCGGCTATATCTTCGCTGGCTTTGATGCCACCACACGCCTATTCGAAAGCTACAAGGGGCGCTTGGATGCCTCGTTGGGTGCGCGAATGCTCTTTTTTGGAAGTGGCAGCGGGAGGAGCCCTCTTTCTGGGTTTGGGGTTAATCCGGTAGGTGCCATTTGCGTTGGCAGCAGGTATAAGTTTAAGCGATTACGCTACTCGCCAACGGTGGGTGTAAAGGCGGAGTACCTGCTAAGGGATGTGTCAGAAATTCGAGGAGGAAGCCTCCTGTTTGGGGCTTCTATAGGGATAGAACTTTAAAAAAAAGGATGCTCAATTGAGCATCCTTTTTTAGTATCTGTAGGCATTTCGAACAATGTCGTCGAGCTTTAAGGTTTTGCGAGAGAAAACGAATTGGCACTTCTGGAAACCGCTGGTTGGCCATCCACCCCACGAAACAAAGTCTCCAGTCGAGTTCTTGTAGTTGTATCGAGCTTGTGTATCGTTATCAAAAGTCCAAATCATGGTGTCCTTTCCGCTAAACTCTACAGCAACATTAACAAACTTGTGATATACGGTTTGCTGCAGAAAGCTTGTGTTTACCCCGAAAATCTTTAGAACATCGATAAGAGATCCGCCACCAGCAATAGCAGTTGCCTGAAGCTTGGCCTCAACGGTAAAGTTGTTTACATTGCCTTCTCCAACAAAAAACTCTGCGGTATTAAACCTTAAGTTGGCATAGTCAAAAAGCTGATCCATCTTAGCCGATGCCTCAACCCATTTCGATCCGCCATACACGATGTAGGTAAACATAGGAGCCATTGTTCCTAGCATTCCGTTATCGTCGGTTAGCTGTATGGCCGTAACAGGGAAGCTGACTTTTTTAGTAATATCTACCCCTTGGGCATCTGTAGCTTGGGTTAGCACCCAAGTCCCTTGCATTTGCTGCTTTGTTGAAGTCTTAAGTAGGTTGTCGAGTTCACAGCTCGAAAAGGTAATTGCAACTACAGCGAGCAGCAATACTCGTTTTAAAATGCTCATCGTTTATTAAAAAATTAATTTGTTGTTTGAGTGGACCGGTTCTTTATTTAAAGGTTGCAAAGATATAATTTTAGCATTAATCTTTTCAATCTGTTAAAAAGAAGAGCCGTTAAGTTCTATTTTGTACTTGATGAGTGCAGTTTTTTTAACCGTGATTAATAGGCTGTGGCCACAGCGTTTGCGGTATACGCTTCGTATGGGGTGGTAAAACATCATTGAATGAAGCGAACAAAAGGATTTGACGGGCTCCGATGCTTGTCTATTATGCTTGTTATTTTGGGGCATGCTCAAATAATCCAGCCGGGCGAAAGCGGATCGTTGCGAGATAACATCTCGTACTACTACTCGGGCGGAGCGGGGGTAACCATTTTTTTTGCGTTAAGCGGTTTCTTAATCACCTCGTTGCTGCTCAGGGAGCGCTCTACCACTGGGAGCATCAACCTAAAGTACTTTTTTATTCGCCGTTTCTTGCGCTTGCTTCCTCCATTAATTCCCTTTTACATCGGGATCGTCGTTTTCATGTCGCTTGGATATATTAGGGAGAGCTACTTAGGCTTGGCTGCTTCCGTTTTTTATGTATATAACTTTATTCCCAAAGCGAAGCTGTTTTACTCGGCCGAGTTGGCACACACCTGGTCGCTTGCCGTAGAGGAGCAGTTCTACTTAACGTGGCCAATTCTACTTCGCTTTTTTAGCAATGCGAAGGTTTACCTTTTTGCGGGTGTGGTGATGCTGCTCTCCATGCTGTCTTTCTTCTTCCTGAAGCTTATTCCGATATCTGCTGGCGGTACTAGCTACCTGCTCGGTGAGGTGTTCTTTACCAGTAGGTGGATTATCCCTGCCATTTCTCCGATTCTACTAGGATGCTTGGCGGCATTTGTATTGCACTACCAATCGGCTTCGGTGTCGGCTTTTTTTACCGCTTCGAGGTCGGCACTTTTGGTTGTCGGATTGCTACTTCTTCCGCTTCTATTTTTAGGAGAGGCTTCCGTTTTGCTTCCGTTGGTATTTTCTATTGGCGTGTGCGCAGCCATTCTTTGGATATCGGTTAACCAGCGTAGTATTTTGGTGCGCTTGCTCGAGTGGGGACCTATTCGGTATGTTGGTTTAATATCGTACGGATTGTATGTGTGGCAGGGCTTCTTCGTTCGCAGCGGACAAGGATTCCTACCCAAAATTTGGCTGCACGATATGCCTTTTAATATTCCTCTTGCGTTTCTTGCCGCTATAGTGTCGTACGAACTGCTGGAGAAACGGGTGATGGCCTATAAGGAAAAGTTCCGGGTTAGTGAGGTTGTTGAGAATGCTGCTGTATGTTTACAAAAGGATGGTGGATTATCCGAAGGTATGCTCCCCGAAGTTCCAAAATCGGCCTCTGTATTAGAAAAGGTGTAGGGACGTTGTTTTTTCATTTTGAGGGGGAATGACGTTATGCTTTTTTCTCTACATTTACACCATCTTGAAAAACTTTTAACCTATGAGGCTTTTGATTTCAACCGTTCTTTCGCTGCTTATAGTTGCAGGATTGAGCACTAAAACTAATGCACAGGAGATGAGTCCAATTCCCTTATCATCAATTCAAAAATTGACTTCGACTCTTGAAGGTAAGTATGGAGATAAGGAGTCGTTTCGTGTTAAGCGCGGGGTAGAGCAGGCGGCAACGCTATGGCGTAGCACCGATGGCTCTGTTGCCGATTTTGAAGAGTTTGTAACTTCGAACTTTATAGCCGATCCTACTAAGCTGGATGAGCTTTTTACCAAGCTTTCTCGTGGCTTTGAGATAATGGGTGGCTACAACCTTCGAATGGCTATGGAGCTAAAGAAACCGTTGGACTTAGATTGGGGACCAATATCTCCTGTCGATGAAATTCTGGGTTCCTTTAATCCAAGCGCGCACATGGCCGACGATTTGTACGCCAATAAGCTGGCATTCCTAGTTGCGCTAAACTTTCCGACCTACTCTCTTGCCGAAAAAACGGCGCTAGGTCCAAAGTGGAATCGTAAGGAGTGGGCTTACGCTCGTATGGGCGATATGTTTACCTCTCGTGTTCCTGCAGAGCTAAAGCAGCGGGCAACCAAGGTGTCGGTAGATGCAGAAAAGTATATCTCGGACTACAACATCTTTATGGGTAACCTTGTAAACGATAAGGGGCAAACTATTTTCCCTGCCGATATGAAGCTTATTACCCACTGGGGGCTGCGCGATGAGCTGAAATCGAACTACTCGGATAAGAAAACGGGGCTAGAGAAGCAGCAGATGGTTTATGCCGTAATGAAGCGCATTATCGACCAGTCGATACCCAACGATGTGGTTAACTCTGGCAAGTATAAGTGGAATCCTAAAACAAACGTTGTTACCGAAAATGGGAAGCCTGTAAATGCGGCGTCGGAGCCAGATAAGCGTTACCAAGTTTTACTCGACAACTTTAAGGTGACTAAGGAGTTTGACCAGTACTACCCTGGAAAGCCAACCTTCCTTCAAAGCAACTTTGAGTACAGCATGGAAATTCCTCAAGCCGATGTAGAGCGTCTTTTCCGTCAGTACGTATCCTCTCCCGAAATTCGTAAGGTTGGTAAGCTTATAGCCCAACGTCTTGGTCGTAAGCTACAGCCTTTTGATATTTGGTACGATGGCTTCAAATCGCGTAGCAGCATCAATCAGGACGAGCTGTCGGCTAAAACAAAGGCAAAGTATCCTACTGCCGATGCGTTTGCGCAGGATATGCCTCGTATTCTAGCCGATCTAGGCTTCTCTGCAGAGCAGCAAAAATTTATCCCTGCCCATATTAAGGTAGAGGCATCTCGTGGTGCTGGACATGCGGCTGGTACTGGTATGAAGGGCGACTTTAGCTTGCTTCGTACCCGTGTTGGAAAGGATGGTATGGATTACAAAGGATACAATATCGCTACCCATGAGTTTGGCCACAACGTAGAGCAAACCATTACTATGGAGCTGGTTGACTACTATATGCTAAATGGAGTTCCTAATACCTCCTTCACAGAGGCGTTGGCGTTCCTTTTCCAAAAGCGCGACTTGGAGCTGCTAGGTATTCAGGAAAACAATCCGCTTAAGCGCGACCTAAACGTGCTGGATAACGCCTGGTCGGCTTACGAAATTATGGGCGTTTCGCTGGTAGATATGGAGGTTTGGAAGTGGATGTACGCGCATCCAGAGGCTACCGCTGCAGAGCTGAAGAATGCGGTGATTACCATCTCTAAGGATATCTGGAATCAGTATTACGCCGATGTATTTGGCAGCAAGGACGAGCCAATACTTGCCATCTATAGCCATATGATCGAGATTCCCCTTTACCTAAGCGCTTACCCTATCGGGCAGCTTATCCAATTTCAGGTAGAGGAACAGGTAGAAGGCAAGAACTTTGCTACAGAGGTTAATAGAATGTTTACCCAAGGTCGCATTATTCCTCAGCTGTGGATGAAGGGCGCCGTTGGTAACGAAATCTCTACTCAGGCGCTGCTAACAGCCGCAAGTAAGGCTGTTGACGAGGTTGCCAAAAAGAAGTAGCATTCCCATTTGCTTACAACCCGCCTAGTTGGCTTCCAACGCTTGGCTTTACGGGTTGCCTTAAGCCCAAAAGATAAAAAAGCCCGAAGCAACGCTTCGGGCTTTTTGTTGGATATTGTTAACCTTTTACTTTAAGCGCTTTGGCTTGCTCGTAGAGCGCAATGTCAGCCTCCGTTTTGGGGGTGATCTCTATGTTGTGGGCGCTGGGCACGGTGTGCTCGTTAACGTGAATAAAGGTGATAAACCCATCAACAAAAGGCTTTTCTACACCCGATTGTGTTACCTGAATGTTGGCCACTAAGCTGCTCTTTCCGGCATACACAATCTTCGACTCGAACTTGATGATTTGTCCCGGACGTACGGGCTTGGTAAAAAACATTCCGTGAATTTTTAGGCAAACAACTCCCGTTGGATTTACGAGAGACGCTGCAGCGATAAAGCCCGATTCAACGAACCATTCTGCAGTACGTCCTGCAAAAAGAGTTCCGTGGTGATTTAAATCTTCGCTTTTAACCAATCGGGTTGTGAACACCGATTTTGGTTCAACTTGTATCTTTTCCATTGTTGTGATAGGTAATTTGAAGCCGCAAAGGTACGGCTCTTGCAGCTAAAGGGGGATTAAATGATGTAAAGAAACTGTTACGTTAACATGTTTTGCAGCTTGCTTTGTGTTGAAAAGTATAGCCTATAACGATTATCCATTTGGTAAGGCTACGGAGGCCGTTTTGCCTTTTAGTAATTTTGTAGAAAAAAAACAGTTGTGGAGTGTTTGATTTATAAAAAATGCTAATTTTAGCAAAAGGTTTTCCTCCCAAAACTCGCAAACTATGAACGAAGCAAATTTATTTTCATCTTCTGGTTACCTGCTATCAAATGCTGATTACTACCAGTTTGTAGCCGATCAGGTTAATCGAATAAAGGCTTTTGGCCCTGCAGTTCTTTCCGACTCCAACCTCAGCTACCTGGTTGCTAACGTCCTTTTGAATGCGGAAGAATTTAACAGAATATTGCAGAAGACGGCTGGCTGCCCCTTGTCTGAGGAGATTGGCAAGCTGGAGATAGAGCGCAATGCCAGCATTAACGCCTTAAGAACTGCTGTAGAGTGCGCTCGATTCTCCACCGAAATGGAGAAGGTGAGTGGTGCCACCTGCATCATTATCCTCCTCGATCGGTATGGCGACTTCTCGTCCATCAACTTCGACAAGGAGGGGCTACTTATTAATAAGCTGCTGGCATATTTGTCCAACGCAACCTACAAGCCGCTCGTTGAGCAGCTCAACCTAACGGAGTACGTCGTTTGCCTCTCTAAAAAGCAGAAAAAGCTGATGGGGATCTGCGCAAAAAGCAAGAATGCTTCGGCTCTTAGCGAGTTCTCGCAGGTTAGGGAGTTTCGGATGCGGCTTAACGATAAGTACACGGTGCTGTGCAGCTACCTGCTTGCTAT includes the following:
- a CDS encoding DUF6261 family protein produces the protein MNEANLFSSSGYLLSNADYYQFVADQVNRIKAFGPAVLSDSNLSYLVANVLLNAEEFNRILQKTAGCPLSEEIGKLEIERNASINALRTAVECARFSTEMEKVSGATCIIILLDRYGDFSSINFDKEGLLINKLLAYLSNATYKPLVEQLNLTEYVVCLSKKQKKLMGICAKSKNASALSEFSQVREFRMRLNDKYTVLCSYLLAMAKMKSDEQYTSSLQVVNGIRNEYNVRIARNLVLPSYSAD
- a CDS encoding RNA polymerase sigma factor, with the protein product MDEATERIIMGCQKGDAKSQERLYMAYYRYAMSIALRFSASMEDAREIVNDSFVKVFKKIQLFDKGKEFRPWLRRIVVNSSIDRYRADLKECGDACSLDLAASYTDNLSCLDDLNAQDIISLINRLPENYRIPFVLYELEGYSHAEIAVSLNIKESTSRSNLTRAKQQLQQLLQNQYSYERH
- a CDS encoding acyl-CoA thioesterase, with the translated sequence MEKIQVEPKSVFTTRLVKSEDLNHHGTLFAGRTAEWFVESGFIAAASLVNPTGVVCLKIHGMFFTKPVRPGQIIKFESKIVYAGKSSLVANIQVTQSGVEKPFVDGFITFIHVNEHTVPSAHNIEITPKTEADIALYEQAKALKVKG
- a CDS encoding acyltransferase family protein: MKRTKGFDGLRCLSIMLVILGHAQIIQPGESGSLRDNISYYYSGGAGVTIFFALSGFLITSLLLRERSTTGSINLKYFFIRRFLRLLPPLIPFYIGIVVFMSLGYIRESYLGLAASVFYVYNFIPKAKLFYSAELAHTWSLAVEEQFYLTWPILLRFFSNAKVYLFAGVVMLLSMLSFFFLKLIPISAGGTSYLLGEVFFTSRWIIPAISPILLGCLAAFVLHYQSASVSAFFTASRSALLVVGLLLLPLLFLGEASVLLPLVFSIGVCAAILWISVNQRSILVRLLEWGPIRYVGLISYGLYVWQGFFVRSGQGFLPKIWLHDMPFNIPLAFLAAIVSYELLEKRVMAYKEKFRVSEVVENAAVCLQKDGGLSEGMLPEVPKSASVLEKV
- a CDS encoding DNA recombination protein RmuC; translated protein: MEAALTVSIVGNLVAIAITAAIYLRLKNRQPFEAAIKSDLRQMEEALREEFRRNREELNRLSSQGRQEQTQSFSALTVAINQQLQYIGKNNEERMEKMRLDNNAMLERMRETVDEKLNRTLEERLGQSFKLVSERLEMVHKGLGEMHELANGVGDLKKVLTNVKTRGIFGEIQLSVILNQILTPSQFAQNVAVKEGSREVVEFAIKLPGKADDQTLWLPVDSKFPMDVYHHLLDAYESGGAADIQEATRLLAASIRQNAKTIAEKYIYPPQTADFAIMFLPVEGLFAEVVRNSSLVEEVYRNHRIIVTGPTTISALLNSFQLGFKTLAIERRSNEVWKLLAAVKTEFTKFGDVLEKTKNRLNQATNDLDSLVGVRTRVIQQKLKGIEQIGDDEANQLLE